A window of Castanea sativa cultivar Marrone di Chiusa Pesio chromosome 1, ASM4071231v1 contains these coding sequences:
- the LOC142622587 gene encoding S-type anion channel SLAH1-like isoform X1, producing the protein MATQGSQSEIEVVIEASTTFTSHNQQTVLSIIILKRLLNTLSSILAKFHAGYFRISLSLGGQVLLWKTLNGPSNDTSILRHVLHILYPTPFIVLWSLALFILVFLSLLYLLKCLFHFNTVKTEFLHDVGVNYLFTPWISWLLLLQSAPFIDPKTFPYLVLWWVFVIPVVVLDVKIYGQWFTKGKRFLSTVANPTSQLSVIGNLVGAQAAAYMGWQETSIFLFSLGIGHYLVLFVTLYQRFSGGIQLPGMLSPVFFLYFAVPSVASLAWESIAGAFDIVSKMLFFLSLFLFTSLVFRPNLFKRSMRRFNVAWWAYSFPLTVLALASTEYAREVKGSIAHILMLLLLAISVLVSLGLMVLTLFNIKMLLPDNDPIATLLNQ; encoded by the exons ATGGCAACCCAAGGATCTCAATCTGAGATTGAAGTTGTGATTGAGGCATCCACAACCTTCACAAGCCATAATCAACAAACAGTACTCTCAATCATCATATTGAAACGATTGCTAAACACATTAAGCTCAATACTAGCCAAATTTCATGCTGGGTATTTCAGAATAAGCTTATCTCTAGGTGGCCAAGTTTTGCTATGGAAGACACTAAATGGACCAAGCAATGACACAAGTATTCTACGTCACGTGCTTCACATCCTTTATCCAACGCCTTTTATCGTACTATGGTCTCTGGCTCTGTTTATACTTGTCTTTCTATCTCTGCTTTACCTCTTGAAATGCTTGTTTCACTTTAACACAGTGAAGACAGAGTTCCTGCACGACGTAGGGGTCAACTACCTTTTCACTCCATGGATTTCTTGGCTTCTTTTGCTTCAATCTGCACCATTCATAGATCCAAAAACCTTCCCCTATTTAGTCCTTTGGTGGGTTTTTGTGATTCCTGTGGTGGTGCTTGATGTAAAAATCTATGGCCAATGGTTCACAAAAGGAAAGAGGTTCTTATCAACCGTGGCAAATCCAACTAGCCAATTATCAGTCATCGGAAACTTGGTTGGAGCTCAAGCTGCTGCGTACATGGGATGGCAAGAAACCTctattttcttgttttccttAGGCATAGGGCACTATTTAGTGCTTTTTGTGACTCTTTATCAGCGATTTTCGGGTGGAATTCAGCTTCCAGGGATGTTGAGTCCGGTCTTCTTTTTGTACTTTGCAGTACCGAGTGTGGCGAGCTTGGCTTGGGAGTCCATAGctggggcttttgatattgtttCAAAGATGCTATTCTTCCTCTCGCTCTTCCTCTTTACATCTCTG GTCTTCAGGCCCAACCTTTTCAAGAGATCAATGAGAAGATTCAATGTGGCATGGTGGGCTTACTCATTTCCTCTGACTGTCCTTGCTCTAGCTTCCACGGAATATGCACGAGAAGTGAAAGGCAGCATTGCACACATCCTGATGCTTCTTCTGTTGGCAATATCTGTTTTAGTTTCCCTTGGTCTGATGGTGTTGACTTTGTTCAACATTAAGATGCTCTTACCTGACAACGATCCAATTGCAACTCTGCTTAATCAATAA
- the LOC142607985 gene encoding uncharacterized protein LOC142607985, whose protein sequence is MGAEVFKKGIRWIQGRNSSLSLWHDNWMPTGSLRVLIQGPLTIEDEALKVKDVFGPEGWDWSKHSYCIATGYGVDGGASPWQWVWKLETLSQIKIFLCKCLHNSVGVGECLVRRGINVTGVYPLCQREPKSILHKLRDYEAARFTWYHLGVNESSNFYEGILDFWLERNCTDNRCRVSNKPPWIFVFSFAIWLLWKHRNDVVFKNQDVQPKVYENVLFCALEFQHCRLTPKLSSSRKVVRIRWDKSQSEWFRLNTNGSALESSSRAGCSLSLGMIEGNG, encoded by the exons ATGGGGGCTGAAGTCTTTAAGAAAGGAATTAGGTGGATACAGGGAAGAAATAGCTCCTTGAGTTTATGGCATGATAATTGGATGCCGACTGGTTCATTAAGAGTTCTTATTCAAGGCCCTCTTACTATTGAGGATGAAGCTCTAAAGGTTAAAGATGTTTTTGGTCCGGAAGGATGGGATTGGTCTAAG CATTCCTACTGTATAGCCACGGGCTATGGGGTTGATGGAGGAGCTTCTCCTTGGCAATGGGTTTGGAAGCTTGAAACATTGTCGCAGATCAAGATATTCTTATGCAAGTGTTTGCACAACAGTGTTGGAGTGGGAGAATGTCTTGTAAGGAGGGGCATTAATGTTACTGGTGTCTACCCTTTATGCCAAAGGGAACCTAAATCCATTCTTCACAAATTAAGGGATTACGAGGCAGCAAGATTTACTTGGTACCACTTGGGAGTTAATGAGTCTAGTAACTTTTATGAGGGCATCCTAGATTTTTGGCTTGAAAGGAATTGTACGGATAATAGGTGTAGAGTGAGCAACAAACCCCCTTGGatatttgtcttttcttttgcaatCTGGCTGTTGTGGAAGCATAGGAATGATGTGGTTTTTAAGAATCAAGATGTTCAGCCCAAGGTTTATGAGAATGTCCTGTTTTGTGCTTTAGAATTCCAACACTGTAGGTTGACTCCTAAGCTCTCGAGTAGTAGAAAAGTGGTGCGTATCAGATGGGATAAATCTCAATCCGAGTGGTTTCGCCTAAACACTAATGGTTCAGCTCTAGAAAGCTCTAGTAGAGCTGGTTGTAGCCTTTCATTAGGGATGATCGAGGGGAATGGGTAG